The Legionella jordanis genomic sequence TCCAGCCGTTCTCTATGGCTTAGGCCAGCTATCCTGCTTTAAGCAACCTTCTATAGCCATTGTAGGTAGCCGCAAACCATCAGTCACAGGGAGTGAAACGGCCAGGCGTTTTGCGGTTGCTTTGGCAAAGAGTGACTTAACCATTGTCAGCGGACTAGCCTTAGGGATTGATGCTCAAGCCCATGGCGGATGCTTGGAGGCAAAAGGAAAAACAATTGCTGTTATGGGCACAGGAATCGACTTAATTTACCCTCGAAAACATCGATCTTTGGCGAATGATATTAGGCAAACAGGATTGATTTTAAGCGAATTTCCTTTGGGAACACCCCCTGCAGCTGGACATTTTCCACGTAGGAATCGTATAATAAGCGGTTTATCATTAGCCACTTTGGTTGTTGAAGCAGCAATTAAGAGTGGTTCCTTGATAACGGCGCGACTGGCTTTGGAGCAAAATCGTGAAGTGTTGGCCATACCAGGTTCAATTCTTAATCCACAAGCCAGGGGCTGTCACTTTCTTCTGCAGCAGGGAGCGAAGTTGGTGACTTCCGTTCAGGATATTATGGAAGAGTTAAGACTGGATAGTAAGCAAGTCGAACAAACAAACGCATCACTATCCCTTGCCACGGATAACCAAAACCTAGTAAAGTGCATTGGCTTTGAAATAACATCTGTGGATCAAATCCTTACACGAAGTGGTTTAGGCATTGAAGAAGTAGTCAGCTCCTTGGCTACATTAGAATTACAGGGGATTATTAAAGCAGTTCCCGGTGGCTACATGAGGTGTGCGTAAATGAAAGACAGCTTGTTTGAAATGTTAATGAGTTTTTTTGAAAAAAGCTTGGCACAATTAAAGGAGAGTCAATCCGCCCATAGTGAAGATAACGATGAGGCCGTGGAAAATAATAGCTTGGGAAGCCGCACCCTTTTCATTCGCGACGCCCAAAAAACCGCGATACGCGTATTCACTGTGGACGAGCAAAGAAAACTCACCAAAGCAAGTTATCAGTTTTTAGCCAGACTCATGCGACTTGAAATTATTGCTGAAGAAACCATGGAATTCATTATTAATCAATTGTTATTTTCTGAATCACGCTTTGTCGGTATCGAAGAAACCAAATGGACCATTCGCAACACACTTGCCGATAACCTTGATGTTAATCAGCTAGCTTTTCTTGATCTTGTGCTATATCAAACAGAAGACAAGCTATCATTGCATTAATATTTACCAAAAGGAAAGGTTATTTTTTATGAGCAAACACTTGGTTATCGTGGAGTCACCCGCGAAAGCTAAAACCATACAAAAATATTTGGGCAAAGACTATGATGTCTTAGCCTCCTATGGCCATGTCCGGGATTTGCCACCACGTAAGGGCTCAGTTGATCCAAATAATCAGTTTGCCATGACATACAAGCCCATAGAAAAAAATTTAAGGCACATCGATTCCATTGCCAAGGCTTTGAAAAACTCTGATTCCTTGTTTTTGGCAACTGACCCCGATCGTGAAGGAGAAGCCATTTCCTGGCATGTGTATGAGCTCATGAAGGAGCGCAATTTATTAAAAGATAAACCCGTACATCGCATTTTTTTTAATGAAATTACCAAATCAGCCATTCAGGAAGCCATTAGCAGTCCTCGCGCCATTTCAATGGACCTGGTCAATGCCCAGCAAGCCAGACGCGCCTTGGACTATTTAGTAGGCTTTAATTTATCGCCACTGTTGTGGAAAAAAATTCGTCGTGGTCTTTCTGCCGGTCGAGTCCAAAGTCCAGCATTGCGTTTGATTGTCGAGCGAGAAGAAGAAATTGAGCGCTTCGTTCCACAAGAATATTGGAAAATTCTGGCGCAGTGCCAACACGAACATACGGCATTTCAGGCCAGATTAACCCATTATGATAAGACCAAGCTGCAACAATTCAGCATCAATGAGACCAATCAAGCCCATGCCGTTCGCGAGCAGTTGCTTAAGGAATCCCAAGGTCTTTTAGTTGTTGATAACATCGATAAAAAGCAAAGGAAGCGTAAACCAGCGTCTCCTTTTATTACCTCAACCTTGCAGCAAGAAGCAGCCCGTAAGCTAGGTTTTACCGCAAGAAAAACCATGATGGTAGCGCAACAGCTCTATGAGGGTATCGATATTGGAACAGGTACCGTTGGTCTTATCACCTACATGCGAACTGACTCAGTGAATTTGGCTGCAGAAGCCATTGATGAAATCCGCAGTTTCATTCGCGAACGCTACGGCGACAATAATTGCCCAAGCTCGGCTCGTCTTTATAAAACAAAGTCGAAAAATGCTCAGGAAGCTCACGAAGCCATTCGCCCGACCTCCATTAAGCGTACACCTGAGATGGTACAGCAATCATTAACGGTTGATCAGTTTAAATTATATAGTCTTATCTGGAAGCGAACCATTGCTTGCCAAATGGCCGATGCAGTCATTGACACCGTTGCAGTCGATTTGCGTTGCGGTGAAAGCAACATGTTTCGGGCCAATGGCTCAACCGTTGTTTTCCCGGGCTTTTTATCTGTTTACGAGGAAGGGCGTGATGATGTGCAAGACGAGGATGAAGGTTCCGTCTTGCTGCCTACACTAAAAATTGGGGAGAAGGTCGAGCTTAAGGATATTCTTGCCAAACAGCATTTCACGGAACCGCCTCCACGATATTCGGAAGCTTCGCTGGTGAAAGCCCTGGAAGAATATGATATTGGCCGCCCTTCTACTTATGCCACTATTATTCATACCCTGCAGCAGCGTGAATACGTCATTGTTGATAAAAAACGTTTTGTCCCGACTGATGTTGGACGCATTGTTAATCGTTTTTTAACCGGTCACTTCACCCGCTACGTGGATTATCAATTTACAGCCCACTTGGAAGACACTCTCGATGCCATTTCACGGGGCGAAAAAGAATGGGTCCCTGTTCTTGAAGAATTTTGGCAACCTTTTATCAATCAAATTGAAAAAACAGACAGCGGTGTCCAGCGCAAAGACATCACTAGCGAAATGTTGGATGAGGCTTGTCCAAAATGCGGCAAACCTTTAGCCATTCGTCTTGGAAAACGTGGACGTTTCATAGGCTGTACGGCTTACCCGGACTGCGATTACACGCAGGACTTAAAAAGTCAGGAAGGGGAAAAAACCGAACCTGACGTAGTCGAAGGACGAACTTGTCCTGATTGCGGTGGGGCATTACACATCAAAACTGGACGATATGGTCGCTTCATTGGATGCAGCAATTACCCGCAATGCAAGCACATTGAACCCATTGAAAAACCTGCTGATACCGGCGTTGAATGCCCAAAATGTCATCAGGCTACCATTTTGAAGAGAAAATCACGCAAAGGAAAAATTTTCTATTCCTGCGGTAGTTATCCCAAATGCGATTATGCGCTTTGGAACGAACCCATCAATCAATCTTGCCCAAAATGTTCCTGGCCTATATTGACAGTAAAAGAAACAAAGCGCTCCGGAAGACAAATTCTTTGTCCTCATGAGGGTTGCGGTTACACCGCGAGCGAAGAATAGGCTTTTGATTGGTTCAAGTCTATTCTTCAATGGATTTATTTTCCTATCTGCGCTGTGGTTTTAAGAGCTAAGCAATTTTCTGGCCGCTTGACTGCTAAAACCATCTAGAGCTGTTCACCAGTAAGCTTATGGTGTGTAAAAAAATCTTTTACTGCTCTAATGGTGTAATGGATATCTTCTTTGCTGATGTCAAGATGCGTGACTAAACGAACCACCCCATTTTTATTCTGATTTTTAGGGAACAAAATTCCTTTTTGCTTAAGGCAATGGACTAAGTCCGCGTATAGGTTTTTCGGAAATTTAGGAAAAACCATATTGGTTTGCAGCCCTTCCTCAAGTACATCAACACCATCTATTTCAGTCAAGAATTTTGCCAAGTGCTGAGCATGTTCATGATCTTCAGCCAAACGCTCAATGTTATGTTCCAAAGCATAGATACCCGCGGCGGCAAGTATACCGGCTTGCCGCATGCCACCGCCTAATACTTTTCGCCAGCGGCGGGCCTTTTTAATCAACTCATTTGTGCCACACAATACTGAGCCAACAGGAGCTCCAAGCCCTTTAGAAAGACAAATTGAAATGGAATCGAAATGTTGGCTGATGGCAGACAGGGGTTCCCCTAGTTTGACCGTTGCATTAAATACCCTGGCGCCATCAAGATGACTTTGCAAATGATGTTCTTTGCACAATTTTTTGGCATTGGCCAAATAAGTTAAGGGTAGCACCTTGCCATTAATGGTATTTTCAAGACAAAGCAGTGTTGTTCGTGGATGGTGATCATCCAGGGGTTTAATGACTTCAACAATCTTTGTGAGCGGAAGAGTTCCATCAACGTTTGCTTCGATAGGTTGTGGTTGCACACTGCCCAGTACAGCAGCGCCACCGCCTTCCCACATGTAGGTATGTGCCGTTTGCCCCACGATGTACTCATCACCCCGGGTGCAGTGCGCCATAATGGCCATGAGATTCGACTGGGTGCCGGATGGGGCAAATACAGCATTCTCCATGTGTGCTTTGTCAGCCAGTAATTCCTCGAGCTTCCTGACCGTGGGGTCTTCCCCCCAAACATCATCGCCAACCTCAGCCTGAATCATGGCTTGCAGCATGCCTTGGCTGGGCTTAGTCATTGTGTCACTTCGGTAATCAATCAGTTTCATCGTGTATTCACCTGTTTTCTGTGGAAATGACATTCCATTTGTTTGTAAATGTCTATCAGGTCTTTGGTCTTCTTCATGATAAAATCAAGAGATTGAAGCGTTCGTTCAGCCTCATTGAATTGCCCTTCTTCAAGTACAAAAACATACCATAATAACCAGCTGTAAGCACTCAGTTCCCACAAAGGCATTTGCGCAGGAGGCAATCGCTGGTTCAAGCTGCCATAACCCTCAAGGGTAGAACGAAATAAATCAGCATCAAATTGGCATTGAGCTAGACCTGAAGCATTACTCGCAAGGCCTATAAGTTCAACAAAAGGATGAATTAAACCGGCACTTTCCCAATCAATTAAGTGAGGAGTATTGCTATCTTGCCATATAATATTATTCAAATGCATGTCACGATGGCTCACAACCCAGCAATTTTCCTCGAACTGCAATTTGGAATTGCATTGCTCCATCATCTTCAATACCCACATGGGAACGGATTTTCCCTTAGGCAAATGGATCTTGGGAAAGGCTTTGCTTTCCTTAAGAGGCGGCAAGTTTAATGCGTGCAATTGAGCTAAAAGATAACCCAGTTTAAAAGCTTGTTGGCCATTCAATTTTGCCAACACCTCGCCTTCACAATAGGGAATGACAAGCGCTGGCAATGCCTGTGAGGGCATGGCCGTGGGTTTACCGGCAATGGTACAAGCAATCCTGGCCGAAATGGTTTCAGCCAGCAGGTTGCTAGAAACAATTTGCAGAGGATCGAGCGTTCCCAACCACGTCCTATGAGAAAAAATTTTACAAACCCATTTGCTGTCATCCTCAAGGATGATCAGATTGGTTTGATGCTGGAACGCTCCTTTTAAACACTCTATTGAAACAATCTGCTTGGAAAAGAATCTTTGAAAAATGTGTTCATCAATCGTGCATGAGTTGTTCAATGTATCTTCTACAGGTTAATGGATTTGCTAAAAAATTAATGATGTGCCGAGTGCCGCCTGTGCCAGTAATCACTAAAGAGCCATAACGAAAAATGCTACCTAATATGGACTGACGAATGTCTATGGTTTCAATTTTTGACATGGGGATATCGACGGTTTGTCGTACGAGCATTCCTGTGCGCAGTATCACCTGTTTTTTTTTGATGGTGACGGAGGAAAAATGATAGGTGACCCAAGTCATCAATGTCCAAATTAAGGCAACCGCAAAAAAAAGCAGAGCAACATAATGCAGTTGATTCACATTTGTTCCAAGGAACAGAGCAAAAATGGCAAGAAGTAAAGGCCAAAAAAATAAAATCCAATGAAGCCTTGCAAAATATACGACATCTCTGTCAATCATTCTAATTCTTTAATCTAAAAAAGGGTTCTATATCATATTGTAGATAAGCTAAATTTGCTATGCTACCTTTTTTTCCTCCGGATTCTCCATGCGTCGAGTAAATGCCTGCCTTAACAAACAACTCTCGGCAATTTGCGAAAATGCGCTGCAACTTGAAGCTTTGAATGTTCTAATTAAAGGGTATTTACCCCAGCACCTAATTGCCCATTGCCAGGTAGCCAGTTTCACCAAGGGTAATTTAACCATTCAGGTGACCCATGCTGCCTGGGCCACTGAGTTAAGATATCTTTGCCCTGAATTACGTGATCGCTTAAGAAAAGACGCTGGTCTCTATCAGCTAACCGGGATTAAAATTTCTCTGTCGCCACCCCTGGCAGCTGACAGCCACAACAAGTCAAAAAGCGGCAGGATACTGTCAGAATCAGCCCGTACTTCCATTATGGATGCCAGTGAAGGTTGTCAGTACGAGCCACTGAAACGCGCGCTGAAGCGTTTAGTCATCAAAGATTTTTAGGTTTCGGAGTTTCAGCTTCCACAAGAACACTGAGTTTTTCTTTCAAATTTCCCAGTGCGGTTGTTGTTTGCTCAAATTTATCCTTGGCAACGGCTATCTCCACAGCATCAAGGTTCAGAAGATCCTCAACAGAATTATACAATTCTCGCATGAGTTGTTTCTTTTTTATGAGATTTTGTATTGCATCACCACGTTTGTGAACCGGCAGTTGCAAGTTGCTGATGCTTTCTGCTATTCGTCTCGCCGAAGCGATTAATTTTATTGAATCTTCAAACAAAATGCTTTCGGGATTGAATTTTTGGTTGAGTACTCCTAAAACAACTTCTACTTGTCCTTTAATGACATCTGTTTCAATGCTTATCCTGTGCCGACGCCATAAAGTGGGTCCCATCGCCAGCAAATGCGAAGAAACAAAACCAAAAGCTGCACCAGCCGCTCCTCTTTCTAAGCTGCTGCATTGTTCATCTTCACAACTATTGGCCGCAACCCAAGCGCAAAAGAAAGTAAATGACAGCATGCCACCACGAATAAAAAGTTCGCGCCAACTGTAATGGGACCAAAGGCCCATGAGGCTTTCACGAGTGCGCTGCTTGGCCAGACCGCCGATATTAAAAAAATCGACTCGATTACCCGTAGCTTGGGTGAGATAACTGCCAACTGCTTCGACTTTAGCTTGCATGATTTCTCCGGTAGGTCAGAAATCATCTGACTGTATATGAATTTGGGAAATTTACAAGAATAATTACGTTTACAGCTATCTACTGGATTAGCTAAGGTCGAAATTTAATTAATCTTAAGCTTCAGCCGGCTGGAGATCAGAAGCCAACGTGGGTTGATAATTTTCAGCATCAAAGTAAGTGTATTCCCATGCATCTTGACGCAACATCAATTCGCGGAGCAGACGGTTATTCAAACCATGCCCGGACTTATACCCTTCAAAAGCGCCGATCAGACCGCAACCTAAAAGATAAAGATCACCGATGGCATCCAATACTTTATGGGTTACAAATTCGGCATCAAAACGTAAGCCATCTTCGTTCAGCACGCGATAATCATCGACAACGATGGCGTTATCTAAACTTCCTCCCTTAGCCAAATCATTTTCGCGAAGTTGCTCATAATCCGAGAGGAAACCAAACGTTCTCGCTCTACAGACTTCTTTTACATAGGAGGTATTTGAAAAATCAAAACATGCAGTTTGGGGTTTATCATTGAAAACAGGATGATCAAAATCAATGGTAAAGGAAACTTTATAGCCATTGTAAGGCAGGAACTGCACGTATTTGCCATTATCTTCCACGCGGGTAGGCTTGAGGATGCGGATGAACCGTTTTGCAGCACTTTGCTCTCGAATTCCAGCAGATTGAATGAGAAAGACAAAAGGTGCGGAGCTACCATCCATAATCGGGATTTCATCAGAATTGAGATCCACATAGGCGTTGTCAATCCCAAGACCGGCAAAAGCCGAAAGAAGGTGTTCAACCGTTGCAATTTTGATTCCATCACGCTGCAAGGAGGTACACAACATCGTATCACCAACTTGATCATACAGCGCCAGAATTTCGATAACCGGATTTAAATCTACACGCCTGAAAACAATGCCAGTATTAATAGGAGCGGGACGCAAGGTGAGTAAAACTTTTTTTCCAGAATGCAAACCAACACCGGTTGTTTGAATAACTCTCTTCAGAGTTCTTTGTTTTATCATTCAGTAATCACCTTTTGCTATCCCATTTTTTACAAACAATAAACCACGAAATCATATCAACAATTCATTGAATAGTCTAATTTTATTAACAACATGCAACCATCAGAATGCACCTCTACTTAAACAATAGAAATGCAAACTGAGCAGCAACTGTTAAGATCTTAATTCAAGATATGTATCGCAAATGCGCTTGAGAATATGTTATTCGACGCTCTCCTCTTGTCTGCGCAAGAAGGCAGGGATATCCAAGTAATCAACATCAGGTATCGAAGCTTCGTTGGTTGGTTTGACTGCTGAGGCTTGTTTTCGCATCACAGCGGGTCTATCAAACTGTTGGTAATCAAAAGAGCCATCACTGCGAGTTGACTCTGCGATGCGCGCTCTGGTTGTGTTTTGATTTGATTGTTGCTGAGTTCGTCCCCGATGATCGCCAAGACCTGTAACAATCACTGTAACACGCATTTCATCGGTCATTTCTGGGTCAATTACAGTACCAACAACCACGGTGGCGTCATCTGAAATGAACTCTTTAACCACATCACCGACTTCTTCAAACTCACCGATGGACATATCAAGTCCGGCCGTAATATTGACCAGTATTCCACGGGCGCCGGAGAAGTTGACGTCCTCAAGCAAAGGTGAGGCAATCGCAGCTTCAGCAGCTTGACGGGCTCGCTGTTCGCCTGAGGCGCTTCCTGTTCCCATCATAGCCATGCCCATTTCAGACATTACTGTTCGAACATCAGCAAAATCGACGTTTATTAAGCCTGGCCGAGTAATAAGATCAGAAATGCCTTTAACTGCACCCAGCAACACATTATTGGCCGCTTTAAAGGCATTTAAAAGGCTAATGTTTTTGCCTAAAACACTAAGAAGCTTATTATTGGGAATGGTGATTAAAGAATCAACATGCTCGCCCAAACGTCGGATGCCTTCCTCGGCCGCCAAAGCGCGTTGTTTGCCTTCGAATGAGAAGGGTTTGGTCACCACAGCCACAGTAAGAATACCAAGCTCTTTGGCCACTTCAGCAAATACAGGGGCAGCTCCAGTACCTGTTCCTCCTCCCATTCCTGCGGTAATGAAAACCATATCAGCACCTGCGAGAACTTCTTTAATACGCTCTCTATCCTCTTCAGCAGCCTCACGACCGATTTGCGGGTTTGCTCCAGCGCCTAACCCTTTGGTTAATTCCTCACCGAGTTGGATGTGTATTTTCGCATTCGAATTTTTGAGTGCTTGAGCGTCAGTATTGGCACAAATAAATTCCACGCCATCAATATTTTCAGCCACCATGTGTTGAACGGCATTACCACCACCGCCGCCTACGCCAACTACTTTAATTACGGCATTGTCTGGTTGACTTTCCGTTAATTCAAACATTAGACCTCTCCCCTCAAAAATTCTGCCAATAATGAGCTCTATCCAAACCAGATTAAAATTATAAACAGAATAGAGCCTTAAAAATTACCATTAAACCATTCTTTCATCCGAGCCCACATCCCTTTACCATTATCACTTAAGGTAGCTACATTATAACCACCTTCATATTGCTGTTGGAACCCATGCAATAATAAGCCCACTCCCGTAGCCATGGAGGGATTGCCCGTAGCCTCAATCAAACCTGAGACTTGCCCAGCCCGCCCTTGGCGGACAGGCATTTCAAAACACATTTCGGCCAATTCAATGGCGCCTTGTACGCAAGAGCCACCTCCGGTCATGACCATGCCTGCAGCGATTCGTTGATCAAAACCACTTCGTCGAAGCTCATTTCTTACTAAAGAAAATAATTCTTCATAGCGAGCTGAAACCACATCCGACAGAACTTTGGTCGATATTTTTCGACCTGGTCGCTCATTGACGCTTAATACTTCAATCATTTCATTGGGATTGGACAATTCAGGCATTGCACAAGCGTGCTTAACCTTAATGGCCTCAGCGGCTTTCGTGGGTGTTCGAAGAGCCATGGCAATGTCATTGGTGACTTGATCGCCTGCAATTGGTATCACCGCAGTGTGCTGAATTGCTCCTTCAGCAAAAATGGCGATGTCTGTCGTGCCACCACCAATATCAATCAAGCACACTCCGAGCTCCTTCTCGTCTTCAGTAAGAACTGCATGACTTGACGCCAGTTGTTCAAGGATGATGTCATTCACCTCCAAGCCACAACGCCGGACGCATTTCACTATATTTTGAGCCGCACTCACAGCACCGGTGACAATATGTACCCGCGCTTCCAGACGCACACCCGCCATACCAACAGGCTCGCGAATACTTCCCTGGTTATCAATAATGAATTCCTGGGGAAGAATGTGAAGAATTTTTTGATCAGCGGGTATGGCTACAGCCTTAGCTGCATCAAGAACACGCTCTACATCAGCTTTGGAAACTTCCTGATCTTTTATGGCAACAATTCCATGGGAATTTAAGCTGCGTATATGGCTGCCAGCGATACCTGCATATACAGTCCTAACTTCACAACCTGCCATCAACTCAGCTTCCTGGACTGCTCGTTGAATGGAGTTTACTGTGGCTTCAATATCGACAACCACCCCTCGCTTCAAGCCGCGAGAGGGATGACGTCCAATACCAATGATTTCAATTGCACCATCAGCAGCAATTTCGCCGACCAGTGCAACCACTTTTGACGTGCCAATATCCAAACCGGTGATGATGTTTTTTTCTAATTTTTTTGCCATTATCTTCCCGCTATTTTTTCCATTGCACCGCCATACCATGAGGGTAACGTAAATCAACGCTGGCCAATTGGTCCGATTTATCTGCAAAAACAGCAGGATATGCTTTACAGAATCGGGTAATTCGGGTTTCTAAATCCCGTTTTCCCAAGTGTAACTGAACACCATTAGCCAACGTAACTTCCCAGGCATGATTATCACGCCAATCTAATGAAGCCGCATGCAAACCATAGATTGATAATATCTTACTCATTTTTTCGTAAACTTGTAAGACTTCATTCTGTTGATTCGCTGGCCCTGTTAAGTGTGGCAAGGATGAATCCAGCCGCCCCCCTTTATTAAACAGCTCGCCATCCGCAGTCAGCATGGCATTGTTCCATGTTGCAATTGGAATTTTCTCAACCAAAGTAATTTTTAGGGTGTCCGGCCATACACGTTCTATTTGCACGCGATCAGTCCATTCTAAAGCAGCCAAATCCGTATACAACTTCCCTACTGGGAGAGAAAAAAAACTGGAATCCCAATATTTGTTTAATACAGTTTCCAAATCTTTGTGGCTGATATGATGGTATGACGCAGCGATTTTCACCGTGCTGATGGGAAAGCGCTTCGGGTCGGCAATGAATAAATAAACCAACCTGGCCGCCAAGCAAAGCGCACAAATAATTAATAATGTTAAAAAGCTTGCGTAGCGTAATCGTCCCGTATCCGCCGCCATCTGCTTACCCATCTAATATTGCCTTATTAAGCGATTCATTACCTTCTTATGCTATTGATAATCGGTGACCAGTTGCTGACGGCAACGTTGATGGCTTAGGGCCAAATTGATCAACTCATCAAGCAGCAAGGGGTAGGCGAGACCACTTACTTGCCAAAGCTTGGGGTACATGCTAATTGGAGTAAATCCCGGAAGGCTATTGATTTCATTGAAGTAAATGGCCCCACTTTCGTCGTTTACAAAAAAATCAACTCTCGCCATGCCCTTACATTTAAGCTTATTAAAAATTTCAGCAGCAAGGGTTTGTAGCCGAGTAACCAGCTCGGGATTGAGCTGCGCAGGAGCGTGCAATTCGGTTTGCTCACTCTCAAGGTATTTCGCTGTGTATGAATAAAAACCATCATTATGATGAACACGGATTTCACCTGCTAAGCTCACCCGTGGTGCAGCAGCAGGTGTAGTATTCTCCAATACAGCCAACTCAATTTCACGGCCAACGATGAATTCTTCAACCAGAATGGCCTCATCATAACGTAAGGCATCAGCAATAGCTGCATTTAATTCTTCCATATTCCTAGCCTTGTGAATGCCAACGCTAGAG encodes the following:
- the ftsA gene encoding cell division protein FtsA yields the protein MAKKLEKNIITGLDIGTSKVVALVGEIAADGAIEIIGIGRHPSRGLKRGVVVDIEATVNSIQRAVQEAELMAGCEVRTVYAGIAGSHIRSLNSHGIVAIKDQEVSKADVERVLDAAKAVAIPADQKILHILPQEFIIDNQGSIREPVGMAGVRLEARVHIVTGAVSAAQNIVKCVRRCGLEVNDIILEQLASSHAVLTEDEKELGVCLIDIGGGTTDIAIFAEGAIQHTAVIPIAGDQVTNDIAMALRTPTKAAEAIKVKHACAMPELSNPNEMIEVLSVNERPGRKISTKVLSDVVSARYEELFSLVRNELRRSGFDQRIAAGMVMTGGGSCVQGAIELAEMCFEMPVRQGRAGQVSGLIEATGNPSMATGVGLLLHGFQQQYEGGYNVATLSDNGKGMWARMKEWFNGNF
- a CDS encoding D-alanine--D-alanine ligase family protein; amino-acid sequence: MSKQINLLVVYGGKSGEHEVSLVSAASVLRELDAKKYHIIPVGMDKQGRFFLNDYQELLNFKDRLPVSTSRSRPLPSLLVDGRLAVDADVVFPVVHGPLYEDGCLQGLLKLAGVAFVGCDVLSSAIGMDKDVARRLACTGDIQSARYRLLSWHSTAAEKQQFCQQVVAEFGWPLFVKPCSLGSSVGIHKARNMEELNAAIADALRYDEAILVEEFIVGREIELAVLENTTPAAAPRVSLAGEIRVHHNDGFYSYTAKYLESEQTELHAPAQLNPELVTRLQTLAAEIFNKLKCKGMARVDFFVNDESGAIYFNEINSLPGFTPISMYPKLWQVSGLAYPLLLDELINLALSHQRCRQQLVTDYQ
- a CDS encoding cell division protein FtsQ/DivIB — translated: MAADTGRLRYASFLTLLIICALCLAARLVYLFIADPKRFPISTVKIAASYHHISHKDLETVLNKYWDSSFFSLPVGKLYTDLAALEWTDRVQIERVWPDTLKITLVEKIPIATWNNAMLTADGELFNKGGRLDSSLPHLTGPANQQNEVLQVYEKMSKILSIYGLHAASLDWRDNHAWEVTLANGVQLHLGKRDLETRITRFCKAYPAVFADKSDQLASVDLRYPHGMAVQWKK